A stretch of DNA from Fusobacterium mortiferum ATCC 9817:
AAAAATAATATTAAAAAAAGATGGAGAAATAAGTAAAATTATAAAAAATATGGAAAAAAATCTATTAAGATTTGATAAAAGTGTAGTTTTAAAAGAGTATGAAAAACTATTTGATGAAAATTAATAAGGTGATAATTTGAAAGATATAAAATCTAGTGAATATAAAGAATATAAAATCTATTTTCCACCAAAAGAAAAAATGGAAGAATTGTGGAAAATTATTATAGATAATACTTTTAAACTTAATAAAGTACTGAAAGATACAAAGAGAAACTATGTAGCTATAGTAGAAATTAATAATAAAAAATATATTTTAAAAGAATTTCGTTCAGAAGTAGTTATTCCTCAAAGGAAAATACAAACCTTCTTTAAAAAAGGAGAAGCCCTTACTACATTAAAAAATGGTCAAGAAGCTATAAAAGAAGGAGTAACAGAGTTAGTAGAACCATTAGTTGCTATTATAAAAAAAGGAATTTTTATTCAAAAAAGCTTTCTTTTAATGGAATATATTGATGGAAATATTCTTAGAACAAATGAAGATATAGATAAGGTAATTGAAATAATAAAGAAAGTACATAAGTTAGGAAGATATCATGGAGATCTTAATACTTCTAATTTTGTAAAAATCGAAAATAAAATTAAAATGATAGATACACAAATGAAAAAAGAAAAGTATCTATATTTTAAAAGAATATATGATATTTTTACACTAAAAGAGGATTTGTTAGTAAAAGAGTTGAGATATAATGTGGATATGAAATATTCAATAAATAAAAAAGGATTTTCATATATATTAGTCTTTATTTTAAAAAAGATAAAACGTTCTAATTTTATAGAAAAATTCAGAAATTTGAAAAAAGATTTGAGAAAAAAAGGCTGGAGAATATAGGGAGAGGAAAAGTGAAATTATCAAATATTAGAAAAAAATTGAAAGAGATATATTTGGATGTATATTTTAAATTGAAACCTTTTGAATATAAAAAAGGGAATAAAATACTTTTAACTGTAACAGACGGTTTAGGAGATAATATTGTTCGTGAAAAATTGCTAAGAAAATTTTTAGAGGAATATGGAAATGATAGAGTTATAGTAATGTGTGTAGAAAAAACTAAATCCTTTTTAGAAAAATTAGGATTTAATAATATAATTATATATAGTTCTTCTCATAGAAAAAGGATAAAAGGGAAAATTGAATTAATAAATAAGATAGCGAGTTTAGGAATTGAAAAAATAGTTTCATTAGAATTTGATCAACATGATATTTATGTGAAATACATAAAAAATGTAGAAAAAATAGGATATTTTAATAAATTTAACACTAAATATAATAAATATTATAATAAAATTATAAATTTTGAAAGAGAAAATTATATTCTTGAACAAGTTAAAAATTTCTACAATGAGTATTTTAATAAAAATTTAACTTTGAATGGAATTCTTCCAGATATAAGCAATATGTATGGTAAATCAGAAAAATATAAAAACGTAATATCTTTCGGGATAGGATCTGCTGATAGAAAAAAAATGTTATGTTCAGATAAGGTAGTTGAAATAATAATAACTTTAAATAAAACTTCAAAAAATAAAATAATTTTATTAGGAAAAGGGGAATTAGAAGAAAAATTAGTTAATGAAATAAAAACTAAGATTAAGTTAGAAAAATATAATGTTATAAATTTAGTTAATAAATTAAGTTTAACAGAAACATTAGAAATTATAAACTCGGCAAAAATTTATTTAGGAGTAGATTCAGGATTATATAATTTTGCATTTGGATTTAGGAAGAAGATTCTTGCTTTTTTTGGACAAAAAAATAGTTTTTCACATGATAAATTTGAAAATGTAAGGATAATATATGGTAATAGTGAAAATAGAGAAGAGAATTACTTTGGAACAAAATTATTAAATTCTATAGAAATAGATTATGAAGATTTAAAAAAATTTTTAGTAGGGGAAAATGATGAATAAAGAAAAATTTTTAAAACTAAAAGAGATAGTTCTATATATTTTAGGGGTAAGTCTTTTTATAAATTTTAATATTACTAAAATTAGTTTAGGTTTTATTTTTGTATTTATTTTAATAGATATATTTTATTTTAAAGAAAAAATGGAATTCGGAAATAAAAAATTAAGAAAATTAGTATTATTCTTTATTGGAGTAGGGATTTTATGGAATTTTTTAGCTGATTTTAATTATAGAGCAGTTAGAGCATTTCTTAAAATAAACCAATATTTTATAATTACTTTCTATTTATATTCTTTAGTAAAAGAAAAAAAAGAGATTTTAAGAAAGTTTATAATAAGTATAGGGATAGGATATCTGTTGTTATTTTTTAATGGAATAAATACATATTTTTTAAAAAAAGATATTTCAAGATTTGAAGGGTATTTAGGGATTATGTCTACAGCTTTAATCAGTTCAATTATAACAGTATTTTCTTTTGGAGGGATATTAGAGAGTAAAAGTAAAAAAATCAAAATTTTTAGTATTTTTCTATGTGCAAGTTCATTATTTTTACTTGTTATTTCACAAACTAGAGCAGCATTATTAGCTGTTATTTTATCGTGTTTTATATTAGTAGTTATTAATAAAAATATTAAATTATTATTATCATGTATAAGTGGAATGGTATTGCTATTAATATTTTTCCAAACTCCATATTCAAATAGATTTAAGAAAAATACTTTTAATATTGAAAGAACAGTACAAAATACTTCTAATGGATTAAGAGTAGAAATGTGGAAAAATGCAATTTGGCGT
This window harbors:
- a CDS encoding lipopolysaccharide core heptose(II) kinase RfaY translates to MKDIKSSEYKEYKIYFPPKEKMEELWKIIIDNTFKLNKVLKDTKRNYVAIVEINNKKYILKEFRSEVVIPQRKIQTFFKKGEALTTLKNGQEAIKEGVTELVEPLVAIIKKGIFIQKSFLLMEYIDGNILRTNEDIDKVIEIIKKVHKLGRYHGDLNTSNFVKIENKIKMIDTQMKKEKYLYFKRIYDIFTLKEDLLVKELRYNVDMKYSINKKGFSYILVFILKKIKRSNFIEKFRNLKKDLRKKGWRI
- a CDS encoding O-antigen ligase family protein, encoding MNKEKFLKLKEIVLYILGVSLFINFNITKISLGFIFVFILIDIFYFKEKMEFGNKKLRKLVLFFIGVGILWNFLADFNYRAVRAFLKINQYFIITFYLYSLVKEKKEILRKFIISIGIGYLLLFFNGINTYFLKKDISRFEGYLGIMSTALISSIITVFSFGGILESKSKKIKIFSIFLCASSLFLLVISQTRAALLAVILSCFILVVINKNIKLLLSCISGMVLLLIFFQTPYSNRFKKNTFNIERTVQNTSNGLRVEMWKNAIWRYSQHPITGTGTKQDKKLFDKYVDMMPEDTKVQRYYKSIFEKGFDDAHSMYLNNLVYHGVFSIFQFLIFLPYFLIVLIKNLEFKYRLATFGALISYCIYGVVWPLWRGGADPVFLWVILAITGCSCLKNKGE
- a CDS encoding glycosyltransferase family 9 protein; translation: MKLSNIRKKLKEIYLDVYFKLKPFEYKKGNKILLTVTDGLGDNIVREKLLRKFLEEYGNDRVIVMCVEKTKSFLEKLGFNNIIIYSSSHRKRIKGKIELINKIASLGIEKIVSLEFDQHDIYVKYIKNVEKIGYFNKFNTKYNKYYNKIINFERENYILEQVKNFYNEYFNKNLTLNGILPDISNMYGKSEKYKNVISFGIGSADRKKMLCSDKVVEIIITLNKTSKNKIILLGKGELEEKLVNEIKTKIKLEKYNVINLVNKLSLTETLEIINSAKIYLGVDSGLYNFAFGFRKKILAFFGQKNSFSHDKFENVRIIYGNSENREENYFGTKLLNSIEIDYEDLKKFLVGENDE